Below is a window of Anaerolineales bacterium DNA.
GGCTGGACCGCCCCGACATCCAGCGCAGCCGCCATCGTCAGCACTTTGAAGGTGGATCCCGGTTCGTACGGGGCGGCGACATTAAGCGAGACCACCTGCCCCTCCGGATCTATCGGTTGACGCCCTTTGGTGCGGAAAATATCCAAAAAATCCTCCGGCTCACGAAGATCGACGGCCGGATAATCCGCCATCGCCAGGATCTCCCCGGTCTTCGGATTTAAAACCAGGATCGATCCGCGCAGAGCTTCTCCCGCACGGATGCCCCGGACCAAAGCCGCCTCGGCCTCGGCCTGGATGTCCCGGTCGATGGTCAGCACCAGATCGGCTGGAGGCTGGGCCCGGTCGAGGTTGCTGGTGATCTCCACCGGCACGACCGTCCAGGAAACGTCCTCGCGCGCGCCCTGGAGAATGTCATTGTAGAACCGCTCGACCCCCCAATCGCCGATTTCGCGGTAGTAGCGGACGACCCCGTCGGCCGAACTCCCCAGGCCCGAACCCTCCTGGCGGCTGTAGCCGATCACCTCCGAGGCCAGTCCGCCTTCCGGATATTTACGGAAGTACCAAGCCTCGGTCCGGACGTTGTACAGCAAAACGCTGGCGGAATGGAACGTTCCGGTCGAATCCGCCCGCAATCCTTGCGCCACTTCCAAACCGAAATTCTGCTCCTCCGTGAGCCAAAGCGGGATCGCGAGTTGCTCGCCCTCGGAGTCGGCGGTCGTCCCGGCGATCAGGGTGCAGGTGGACAGCGGCTGTCCGTACTCAGCCTGCAAGCGTTCGTCCACCCGCCGAAGCATGTCGACCACGTCGGGGATGTCGATCTCCGCGCCGGAGGCGCGGGCGACCGCCGACAGCACATCGCTGAGCGACGATCCCGATCCTTCGGCCAAGCCGCCGAACTTTTCCATGTAGAGGTGGTACTGGCAGCTGTCGAGGTAGACGCGGTACTTGCTGTCGTTGCCCGCCAGGAGCCTGCCTCCGCGGTCGAGGATCCGCCCGCGCGGCGTCTCGATGTGCTGGGTCAGTGCGTAGGGAGCTTCGTCCAGCGCTTGGCGGTCGGCGGTCGGAAGAACCTGGAACCGCGCCAGCTGTACAAACACCAGCCCCAGCGGAAGCAACAAACCCAGCTGGGCGAATTTAATGCGGCGGTTCAGCGAGTGGTCCATCCTAGGTTCCACCCAGACTCAACAGCCACCGGAGAATCCATTCCAGCAGGGTTTCGCGGAATGCCGGCGAGACGGCGACGTCGTCTATGGTATAGAGCAGGCTGGTCGGACCGGCGGGGACCGGCTCCTCGGCCGGGGCTTCTTCGACCACGAGGTATTCGATTTCCTCGGCGGTCGCCGGGACGAATCCGAGCTCCGCGGCCCGGGTCCGCATCCATTCCTCCGATTGTTTTTCCGCCAGTTCCCCCGCCTGGGCTTCGAGTTGGCGCAGCCAGCGGTCGCGCTCGCGGATCAGGCTTTGCACCC
It encodes the following:
- a CDS encoding penicillin-binding protein 2; amino-acid sequence: MDHSLNRRIKFAQLGLLLPLGLVFVQLARFQVLPTADRQALDEAPYALTQHIETPRGRILDRGGRLLAGNDSKYRVYLDSCQYHLYMEKFGGLAEGSGSSLSDVLSAVARASGAEIDIPDVVDMLRRVDERLQAEYGQPLSTCTLIAGTTADSEGEQLAIPLWLTEEQNFGLEVAQGLRADSTGTFHSASVLLYNVRTEAWYFRKYPEGGLASEVIGYSRQEGSGLGSSADGVVRYYREIGDWGVERFYNDILQGAREDVSWTVVPVEITSNLDRAQPPADLVLTIDRDIQAEAEAALVRGIRAGEALRGSILVLNPKTGEILAMADYPAVDLREPEDFLDIFRTKGRQPIDPEGQVVSLNVAAPYEPGSTFKVLTMAAALDVGAVQPNTWFWDTGRIEIGGVVIHNWQKGGFGAQDMTGCLRHSINTCLAWVATQLGAGPFYEYMDRFRIGRLTGVDMAPEISGVLRRPGDQSWTDSTLATNAFGQGVSATTLQMAVAVSAVANGGVMMTPHVVRQIILPDGRVHTVAPVPLGQPISAATAATLSEMLATSLEQESSRALVEGYRIAGKTGTADIPPYVTTKTVASFVGWGPVDDPQILVYVRIDEPTSADDRHYGSITAAPVFADLAARVFTLLGIPPDNVRLTLSPGG